A single window of Shewanella sp. Choline-02u-19 DNA harbors:
- a CDS encoding protein phosphatase CheZ, with product MQQYTSGLITLEQAESLVALLRDGEQAQADELVREIASPIQKELFDEVGRLTRQLHSAIVDFQVDNRLVELANTEIPDAKERLTYVIEMTEQAANKTMDAVEECLPLANALSDNIQAVKPAWDKLMRRELPLNEFKALCHDIQQFVDRSESDASRVRELLNQILLAQDFQDLTGQMIRRVIELVREVESSLVSMLTVFGEQPASIAESTPLLDVEAEGPIMNAEKRQDVVTGQDEVDDLLSSLGF from the coding sequence CTCGAGCAAGCTGAGAGTCTCGTCGCGTTACTTCGTGATGGCGAGCAAGCACAAGCCGATGAATTGGTGAGAGAAATAGCTTCACCTATTCAAAAAGAACTCTTCGATGAAGTGGGTCGTTTAACGCGCCAACTTCACAGTGCTATCGTAGACTTTCAAGTGGACAACCGCTTGGTAGAGCTAGCGAATACCGAAATTCCAGATGCCAAAGAGCGTTTGACCTATGTCATCGAGATGACAGAGCAAGCGGCTAATAAGACCATGGATGCGGTTGAAGAGTGTTTACCTTTAGCAAATGCATTAAGTGATAATATTCAGGCAGTGAAACCAGCATGGGACAAACTCATGCGCCGTGAACTGCCATTAAATGAATTTAAAGCTCTGTGCCATGATATTCAACAATTTGTCGATAGAAGTGAATCGGACGCAAGTCGAGTCAGAGAACTGCTTAATCAAATACTACTAGCACAAGACTTCCAAGACCTAACTGGCCAAATGATCCGTCGTGTAATTGAACTCGTCAGAGAAGTGGAAAGTAGCTTGGTTTCTATGTTAACCGTCTTTGGTGAGCAACCTGCGTCAATTGCAGAAAGTACACCCTTGCTCGATGTTGAAGCTGAAGGTCCTATTATGAATGCAGAAAAACGTCAGGATGTTGTGACGGGTCAAGATGAAGTTGACGATCTGCTTTCGAGCTTAGGTTTTTAA